Proteins encoded within one genomic window of uncultured Draconibacterium sp.:
- a CDS encoding SusC/RagA family TonB-linked outer membrane protein, whose amino-acid sequence MKNFVKPLWLLTRRHKQKLMIMRNAVLLILISTFQVLASSTYSQSKKLSVNLEEVTVKQVLAAVEKQSEFYFLYNSELINVDKKVSVTVENETINNVLDQLFNKSEVGVLIKDKYIILTPISVNTPDQRTVTGKVTDQNGEPLVGVTVVEKGTSHGTVTNVDGTFTISELAPDAVLVFSFIGMTTQEIRVGNQTAINVSMTSDAIGLEEVVVTALGIKREQKALGYSVQAVNGQDLQKVPGVDVSTSLTGKVAGVLVQNSTDFNVDPRITIRGEENPLIVIDGIAYANKKLSDIAAEDIEAISILKGATASALYGFRGERGAILITTKNGSTGKMGVSVDLSSNTMFTAGFLAIPEKQTVYGRGFNGNYDINQTMSWGPLMDGATRTQWDPYLMEYRDYPYEAVGKNNFDNFINPGYVTNNNINVGFRSENIAVRSSLNWTQQKGVYPNSKLNKYTYTLGADINLEKFQLTSNMSYTKRESPNMGSNGYTSYDVMYALLIYSPADYNILDYKNNYWLIKDQQQNWTYPNGNINNPYFDRYEKINEVSRDIFNADLSANYEITDWLKVTARSGIDFYVDRGQQSISQGSWTSSGNTAVPGIPYPWNGTRTGAYITGRTQGFSINSDLLFTGNKKFVNDKLELEYLAGGTIYYRRDDNINGQTTGGISVPAYYSLKASVNAARVGESTNAQQSNSLFGRIGLSWNRIIYMDATLRNDWVSMLANPVVPKSDRSYLYPSVSGSFIISELMPETTKDWLSLLKVRSSWTQAKTAPSPYSINSVFTVNPGTWMDINGASAPHTVYLDTYSPNDYATYEFGLQGVLFNNRLSVDVSYYNKRIYNQLVSAARTAASGISSIYLNSGEERARRGWDAILSVTPVKKQDLQWDLTFNWGTYKEIYTKIDPVNTSNNDRDWVKEGKRTDYMTIQNFEYQPGTGAIIWQNGLPRRSNIYTFYGYRLPDWQWGVSTSLRYKDFSLFMSFDGVVGGLMNTVTESYMWQAGVHPESVTETRAQDVADPTTNHYIGEGVMVTSGSATYDVSGNILTDDREYAPNDVPVYYQDAVRRLHASSVWGGTPTPNDIYERTFLKLREISLTYTVPNKIMSNWGPVKGASVSFVGQNVLFWAKDFKYSDPDGGSEDFSDPSVRYLGGNIKLSF is encoded by the coding sequence TCAAGTACCTACTCGCAATCGAAGAAACTTAGTGTTAACCTCGAAGAAGTTACGGTTAAGCAGGTTTTAGCTGCCGTAGAAAAGCAAAGCGAGTTCTATTTTCTTTACAACAGCGAACTTATTAATGTTGACAAAAAAGTAAGTGTTACTGTAGAAAATGAAACCATCAATAACGTTCTTGATCAGTTGTTCAATAAAAGTGAGGTTGGAGTACTTATCAAAGACAAATACATTATTTTAACTCCCATAAGCGTTAACACTCCCGATCAGAGAACAGTGACAGGAAAAGTAACCGACCAAAATGGAGAACCACTGGTAGGTGTTACTGTTGTTGAGAAAGGAACTTCTCATGGTACCGTAACAAATGTAGATGGAACTTTCACTATCAGCGAACTGGCACCTGATGCCGTTCTTGTTTTTTCTTTTATTGGTATGACTACTCAGGAAATTCGGGTAGGTAATCAAACTGCAATCAACGTGTCGATGACTTCTGATGCAATTGGCCTTGAGGAAGTTGTGGTAACTGCACTTGGTATCAAAAGAGAACAAAAAGCACTTGGATATTCAGTACAGGCAGTTAATGGTCAGGATTTGCAAAAAGTGCCGGGAGTAGATGTAAGCACATCGCTGACGGGTAAAGTGGCCGGGGTATTGGTTCAAAACTCTACTGATTTTAACGTTGATCCCAGAATTACTATTCGTGGTGAGGAAAATCCATTAATAGTAATTGACGGAATAGCCTATGCAAATAAAAAGTTGAGCGATATTGCAGCTGAAGACATTGAGGCAATATCTATATTAAAAGGGGCAACAGCATCTGCATTATATGGTTTTAGGGGAGAGCGTGGTGCGATTTTAATAACAACTAAAAATGGGAGTACAGGCAAAATGGGAGTGTCTGTCGATTTATCATCCAACACAATGTTTACAGCGGGGTTCCTGGCTATCCCTGAAAAACAAACGGTATATGGCCGTGGATTTAACGGCAATTATGATATAAATCAAACTATGTCCTGGGGACCTTTGATGGATGGTGCCACTCGCACTCAGTGGGATCCGTATTTGATGGAGTACAGAGATTATCCGTATGAAGCTGTAGGGAAAAATAATTTCGACAATTTTATTAACCCGGGCTATGTTACAAACAACAATATCAATGTCGGATTCCGATCGGAAAATATTGCCGTTCGAAGTTCTTTAAACTGGACACAACAAAAAGGAGTTTATCCTAATTCAAAGTTAAACAAATATACCTACACTCTGGGAGCTGATATAAATCTGGAAAAATTCCAATTAACTTCCAACATGTCATATACAAAAAGAGAATCTCCCAATATGGGTTCAAATGGGTATACCTCGTATGATGTAATGTATGCATTGCTGATTTATTCACCAGCCGATTATAATATCTTGGATTACAAAAACAATTATTGGTTGATAAAAGACCAACAACAAAACTGGACCTATCCCAATGGAAATATAAACAATCCATATTTTGACAGGTATGAAAAAATTAATGAAGTATCACGCGATATTTTCAATGCCGACCTATCTGCAAATTATGAAATAACTGATTGGCTAAAAGTCACTGCACGTTCAGGTATTGATTTCTATGTAGACCGCGGACAACAAAGTATTTCCCAGGGCTCCTGGACTTCCTCCGGTAATACTGCCGTTCCCGGAATACCTTACCCATGGAACGGAACAAGAACTGGTGCATACATCACCGGCAGGACTCAGGGTTTTAGTATCAACAGCGATTTATTATTCACGGGAAATAAAAAATTTGTAAATGATAAACTGGAATTGGAATACTTAGCAGGGGGAACCATTTATTACCGCAGAGATGATAATATTAACGGACAAACAACTGGCGGTATTTCCGTTCCAGCTTATTACTCATTAAAAGCATCAGTAAACGCAGCCCGTGTTGGAGAATCAACAAATGCCCAGCAATCAAATTCGCTATTCGGGCGTATAGGTCTTTCCTGGAATAGAATAATATACATGGATGCAACTTTACGTAACGATTGGGTTTCCATGTTGGCAAATCCCGTTGTGCCAAAATCAGACAGATCTTATTTGTATCCGTCAGTTTCAGGTAGTTTTATCATTTCAGAATTAATGCCGGAAACAACAAAAGATTGGCTGAGCCTTTTGAAAGTCAGGAGTTCATGGACACAGGCAAAAACAGCGCCGTCTCCTTACTCAATTAACAGCGTGTTCACTGTAAATCCGGGAACATGGATGGACATTAATGGTGCCAGTGCTCCACATACAGTTTATTTAGATACCTACAGCCCGAATGATTATGCCACCTATGAATTTGGGTTACAAGGTGTTTTGTTTAATAACCGGTTATCTGTAGATGTTTCTTATTACAACAAACGCATCTATAATCAATTAGTATCGGCCGCCAGAACTGCTGCATCAGGAATAAGCAGTATCTACCTTAATTCGGGTGAAGAAAGAGCCCGAAGAGGATGGGATGCGATACTTTCTGTAACACCGGTCAAGAAACAAGACCTACAATGGGATTTAACCTTTAACTGGGGTACATATAAAGAAATTTATACCAAAATCGACCCCGTAAACACTTCAAATAACGATAGAGATTGGGTAAAAGAGGGAAAACGTACCGACTATATGACCATTCAGAATTTTGAATACCAACCCGGAACCGGGGCCATTATCTGGCAGAACGGACTACCCCGAAGAAGCAATATTTATACATTTTATGGATACAGACTTCCTGACTGGCAATGGGGTGTTAGTACATCTTTACGGTACAAAGACTTCAGCTTATTTATGTCGTTCGACGGAGTTGTTGGCGGGTTAATGAATACCGTAACAGAGAGTTATATGTGGCAGGCCGGAGTTCATCCGGAGTCTGTAACAGAAACCAGGGCCCAGGATGTAGCTGATCCTACAACAAATCATTATATTGGAGAAGGGGTTATGGTTACTTCGGGTAGTGCAACTTACGATGTAAGTGGTAACATTCTTACCGACGACCGTGAATATGCTCCTAATGACGTACCTGTTTATTATCAGGATGCAGTTAGACGATTGCATGCAAGTAGTGTTTGGGGAGGTACGCCAACCCCCAATGATATATATGAGCGTACATTCTTAAAACTACGTGAAATTTCACTAACATACACAGTTCCAAATAAGATCATGTCAAATTGGGGACCAGTAAAAGGGGCATCCGTAAGTTTTGTTGGACAAAATGTTTTGTTCTGGGCCAAAGACTTTAAGTATTCTGACCCTGATGGAGGGAGTGAAGATTTCTCAGATCCATCAGTACGATATCTCGGAGGTAATATTAAACTATCATTTTAA
- a CDS encoding SusD/RagB family nutrient-binding outer membrane lipoprotein translates to MKKIKYILILIVSLTLTYSCDNFEEINTDPNATNQVSPGMLAAQVLKDSYRFWNVNAADFLSGNLFNHHLVQTNTENPGQYYWSYWPWGSFENYLRLTDLNYMVQFAEGSNYEPSYRGLQLFMKAWFGFKMTLDMGDIPYSEAGLGIEDANFRPVYDKQADVFEYILNDLMQAEAYFAEGKDFAGDIMFDGDASKWQKLCNALQLKVIQTMSKQATDSQIARFAAIVNAGNLMTGNDDNFKLSYSTNANAVFPFYQNGVQYRGYASLSKLTVDNLINLRDRRLFYFADPAQKKIEEGFSETEYEAYVGALSTLPNSELQPNGLAGEYSYVNYRYTQFMDNDPMLIFTYSEQCFIIAEALEEGWVSGNAQTYYENGVKAQLTYYMNLPHTDEYVHGMAIDQAYIDGYFTDEAAYKTEGSATDRLQQIWVQRWLIDFFQGNGGNYAQFLRTGFPVYPIDPTTSLNQDSKTDYPKRWYYPTSEQSTNPDNYNQAINDQFGGNDATDQVPWYLK, encoded by the coding sequence ATGAAAAAAATAAAATATATTCTTATATTAATTGTTTCTCTTACACTTACATATTCATGTGATAATTTTGAAGAAATAAATACCGATCCGAACGCTACCAACCAAGTGTCGCCCGGTATGTTGGCTGCACAAGTATTAAAAGATTCTTATCGGTTTTGGAACGTAAATGCTGCTGATTTCCTGTCAGGAAATTTATTTAATCATCATCTTGTACAGACAAATACAGAAAATCCCGGTCAATATTACTGGTCCTATTGGCCCTGGGGCAGTTTTGAAAATTATTTGCGACTAACCGATCTTAATTACATGGTGCAATTTGCGGAAGGCAGTAACTACGAACCATCTTACAGAGGCTTACAACTTTTTATGAAAGCCTGGTTTGGATTTAAAATGACCTTAGATATGGGTGATATACCCTATTCTGAAGCTGGTTTGGGCATCGAAGATGCTAATTTCCGCCCTGTATACGATAAGCAAGCAGATGTTTTTGAATATATCCTTAATGATCTTATGCAGGCAGAAGCCTATTTTGCCGAAGGGAAAGATTTTGCCGGAGACATAATGTTTGATGGCGATGCTTCAAAATGGCAAAAGCTTTGCAATGCGTTGCAGTTAAAAGTGATTCAAACAATGAGTAAACAGGCGACAGACAGCCAAATAGCACGTTTTGCTGCTATAGTTAATGCTGGTAATTTAATGACTGGTAACGATGACAATTTTAAATTGTCATATTCAACAAATGCAAATGCCGTTTTCCCCTTTTATCAAAATGGTGTACAATACAGAGGATACGCTTCTCTTTCAAAACTTACTGTCGATAATTTGATAAATTTGAGAGACAGGAGATTATTTTATTTTGCTGATCCGGCACAGAAAAAAATTGAAGAAGGATTTAGCGAAACTGAATACGAAGCATATGTAGGTGCTTTAAGCACATTACCAAACTCGGAGTTGCAACCCAATGGATTAGCAGGTGAATACTCCTACGTAAATTATCGCTACACACAATTTATGGACAACGATCCAATGCTCATTTTTACATATTCAGAGCAATGCTTTATCATTGCAGAAGCTCTTGAAGAAGGTTGGGTTTCAGGCAATGCCCAAACTTATTATGAAAATGGAGTGAAAGCACAGTTGACCTATTACATGAACCTTCCGCATACCGATGAATATGTTCACGGAATGGCAATTGATCAGGCATACATTGATGGCTATTTTACCGATGAAGCTGCTTATAAAACAGAAGGGAGCGCAACTGATCGTTTACAGCAAATTTGGGTTCAGAGATGGTTGATAGATTTCTTCCAGGGAAATGGAGGAAACTATGCACAATTTTTGCGTACGGGTTTCCCGGTATATCCTATAGACCCAACAACAAGTTTAAATCAGGATAGTAAAACAGACTACCCAAAACGTTGGTATTATCCTACAAGTGAACAATCAACGAATCCTGATAATTATAATCAGGCAATCAACGATCAATTTGGGGGTAACGATGCAACCGACCAGGTTCCATGGTATCTGAAATAG
- a CDS encoding glycoside hydrolase family 16 protein — protein sequence MRNFTFFTILLLTLAACTNSPKEKIAGNSGSNSEWQLVWSDEFDTDGLPDTTKWNYDTRGNSYGWGNNEKQWYTVADADNAFISGGVLTITALKESTSGKDYSSARLTSKGKGDWRYCKVEVRAKLPVGKGTWPAIWMLPSENTYGNWPKSGEIDIMEHVGYDPDTIHSTIHTEFYNHTIGTQVGKEFYLPTATTEFHVYQLEWDEKEIRSCVDNQQYFGFTNNGAGFGAWPFDQPFHLILNLAIGGGWGGQQGIDDTLFPHQFQVDYVRIYQKE from the coding sequence ATGAGAAATTTCACATTTTTTACAATACTTCTTTTGACGCTTGCTGCTTGCACAAACAGCCCAAAAGAAAAAATTGCAGGCAATTCAGGCTCCAATAGTGAATGGCAACTGGTTTGGTCAGACGAATTTGATACCGACGGACTACCGGACACAACAAAATGGAACTACGACACTCGTGGGAACTCTTATGGATGGGGAAACAATGAAAAACAATGGTATACAGTGGCCGATGCTGACAATGCCTTCATCAGCGGCGGAGTTTTAACCATCACAGCCCTAAAAGAATCCACGTCGGGAAAAGACTACAGTTCAGCCCGTCTTACTTCCAAAGGAAAAGGTGATTGGAGATACTGCAAAGTGGAGGTGAGAGCCAAATTGCCTGTTGGGAAAGGTACATGGCCAGCCATTTGGATGTTACCAAGTGAAAATACTTATGGTAATTGGCCTAAAAGTGGCGAAATTGACATCATGGAGCATGTGGGCTACGATCCAGACACCATTCATTCAACCATCCATACAGAATTCTATAACCACACTATTGGCACTCAGGTTGGAAAAGAGTTTTATCTGCCGACCGCAACAACTGAATTTCATGTATACCAACTTGAATGGGATGAAAAAGAGATAAGAAGTTGTGTAGACAACCAGCAGTATTTTGGTTTCACCAATAATGGAGCAGGATTCGGTGCGTGGCCATTTGATCAGCCTTTTCATCTCATTTTGAATTTAGCCATCGGCGGTGGCTGGGGAGGTCAACAGGGAATTGACGATACGTTGTTTCCTCATCAGTTTCAAGTTGATTATGTAAGGATTTATCAAAAGGAATAG
- a CDS encoding Gfo/Idh/MocA family oxidoreductase, translating to MEEKSKMTSVSRRAFLGTTAAAAAGFTIVPRHAVAGLGHKAPSDKLNIAAVGIGGMGNSNLRNLQSENIVALCDVDWKYAAPVFEHYSGAKKYKDWRKMYDEMADSIDGVVVATADHTHAIVASHAITLGKHVYVQKPLTHTVYESRLLTKLADKYKVATSMGNQGSSGEGVNLTSEWLANGEIGEVTKVEAFTDRPIWPQGLNTPERGDWVPDTLDWDLFTGPAKMRPFNQVYHPWNWRGWWDYGTGALGDMACHILHPVFVGLDLGYPIHTQGNSTLLLQDCAPTAQSVKLTYPERKANADKPWKGLKKSTLPQVDVHWYDGGIKPMLPEGWPDGKNPNDQGGGVIFHGTKDKLICGCYGVNPWLLSGRTPDAPKFRRRVETSHEMDWVRACKESPENRVKTASDFSEAGPFNEMVVMGVLGVRLQGLNKELDWDGENMQFTNLTDSEEIKTVIKDGFEIHDGHPTFKKTWTDPIPAKEFAAELIKHTYRKPWSLPDMPA from the coding sequence ATGGAGGAAAAATCAAAAATGACATCTGTATCAAGAAGAGCATTTCTTGGCACAACAGCAGCAGCCGCTGCAGGATTTACAATTGTTCCGCGCCACGCAGTAGCCGGTCTTGGTCATAAAGCACCAAGCGACAAATTAAACATTGCTGCCGTTGGTATTGGAGGAATGGGAAATTCAAACCTCAGAAATCTTCAGTCGGAAAATATCGTTGCACTTTGCGACGTTGACTGGAAGTACGCAGCACCTGTGTTCGAACATTATTCGGGTGCCAAAAAGTACAAAGACTGGCGTAAGATGTACGACGAAATGGCCGACAGCATTGATGGTGTAGTAGTTGCTACTGCCGACCATACGCACGCCATTGTTGCATCGCATGCCATTACTTTGGGCAAGCACGTTTATGTGCAAAAACCATTAACTCACACCGTTTACGAATCGCGCTTACTTACAAAACTGGCCGACAAGTACAAAGTAGCCACATCGATGGGTAACCAGGGATCATCAGGCGAAGGTGTAAATCTTACCTCGGAATGGTTAGCTAACGGAGAAATTGGTGAAGTAACCAAAGTAGAAGCATTTACCGACCGTCCTATCTGGCCTCAGGGATTAAATACCCCTGAAAGAGGCGACTGGGTTCCGGATACATTGGATTGGGATCTTTTTACCGGTCCTGCAAAAATGCGTCCGTTTAACCAGGTTTATCACCCATGGAACTGGCGTGGCTGGTGGGATTATGGTACCGGTGCTCTTGGCGATATGGCTTGCCATATTCTTCACCCGGTATTTGTTGGGCTTGATTTAGGTTATCCTATTCACACCCAAGGAAACTCAACATTGTTACTACAAGACTGTGCTCCTACAGCTCAGTCGGTAAAACTGACTTACCCGGAGCGTAAAGCAAATGCCGATAAACCTTGGAAAGGCTTGAAAAAGAGTACGCTTCCTCAGGTTGATGTACACTGGTACGATGGTGGTATTAAGCCTATGCTCCCTGAAGGATGGCCAGATGGTAAAAACCCTAACGATCAAGGTGGTGGCGTAATTTTCCACGGAACAAAAGACAAACTGATTTGCGGATGTTACGGTGTAAACCCATGGTTATTGTCGGGGCGCACACCAGATGCTCCAAAATTCCGTCGTCGTGTAGAAACCAGCCACGAAATGGATTGGGTACGTGCATGTAAAGAAAGTCCTGAAAACCGTGTTAAAACTGCATCAGACTTTAGCGAAGCAGGTCCATTTAACGAAATGGTTGTAATGGGTGTTCTCGGCGTTCGTTTACAAGGTCTGAATAAAGAACTTGATTGGGATGGCGAAAACATGCAATTCACCAACCTTACCGACAGTGAAGAAATTAAAACTGTTATTAAAGACGGTTTCGAAATTCACGACGGTCACCCAACGTTTAAGAAAACGTGGACTGATCCTATTCCTGCAAAAGAATTTGCAGCTGAATTGATCAAGCATACTTATCGTAAGCCCTGGAGTTTACCTGATATGCCGGCATAA
- a CDS encoding peroxiredoxin has product MKSVGDKFPKFKKQAVLADNQFGEVTSEDHKKAGKWMVIYFYPKDFTFVCPTEIVEFNNNHAKFEELNAELYGVSTDTAEVHLAWKSNDPRLANLTYPLIEDTSKSLSKKLGILQPGSVAYRATFIVDPEGKIQWVNCNNDATGRNVAEVLRALEATQNPGLTGCNWQPGDNTL; this is encoded by the coding sequence ATGAAATCAGTAGGAGATAAATTTCCAAAGTTTAAAAAGCAAGCTGTATTAGCAGATAACCAATTCGGAGAAGTAACATCAGAAGATCATAAGAAAGCAGGCAAGTGGATGGTAATCTACTTTTATCCGAAAGATTTCACTTTTGTGTGTCCAACTGAAATTGTTGAGTTTAACAACAATCACGCTAAATTTGAAGAGCTGAATGCCGAATTGTACGGTGTTTCAACCGATACTGCCGAAGTTCACCTGGCATGGAAATCGAACGACCCGCGTTTGGCCAACCTTACTTACCCATTAATAGAAGATACGTCTAAGTCATTGTCCAAAAAATTGGGTATCTTACAACCTGGAAGCGTTGCTTACCGTGCAACATTCATTGTTGACCCTGAAGGAAAAATCCAGTGGGTAAACTGTAATAACGATGCTACGGGCCGTAACGTTGCCGAAGTGTTAAGAGCTTTGGAAGCTACACAGAATCCTGGTCTTACAGGATGTAACTGGCAGCCGGGAGACAATACACTATAG
- a CDS encoding OsmC family peroxiredoxin: MSVRKVSSVWNGTLKEGKGNMNITGYSGPFTFASRFENGKGTNPEELVGAAHSGCYSMFLAALISGEGLTPESVETEAAVTLGQLDGGPAITNIKLTNVTKCEGLSQEKFAELSAAAKAKCPISRLYAGGTAEIELDAKLA; encoded by the coding sequence ATGTCAGTAAGAAAAGTAAGTTCAGTTTGGAACGGAACTCTTAAAGAGGGAAAAGGAAATATGAACATCACCGGTTACAGCGGGCCGTTTACTTTTGCATCGCGTTTCGAGAATGGAAAAGGAACCAACCCGGAAGAACTGGTAGGTGCAGCACACTCAGGATGTTACTCAATGTTTTTAGCCGCTTTAATCAGTGGAGAAGGATTAACTCCTGAAAGCGTTGAAACAGAAGCAGCCGTTACATTGGGTCAGTTGGATGGCGGACCTGCCATTACCAATATCAAGTTAACCAACGTAACAAAATGCGAAGGTTTGTCGCAAGAGAAATTTGCCGAGCTTTCAGCAGCTGCTAAAGCAAAATGTCCGATTTCGCGTTTGTATGCCGGCGGTACTGCCGAAATTGAGTTAGACGCAAAATTGGCTTAA
- a CDS encoding LytTR family DNA-binding domain-containing protein, whose translation MKVVIVEDEHLAAEKLMQQLNTIAPEAEVIAVLESVEESVNWFAENPAPDLVFMDIQLDDGLSFEVFDELEIKAPIIFTTAFDEYAIRAFKVNSVDYLLKPIELEALRSALEKYKELYSQRHLLEDKVAKVIEQLSRTYKSRFFIKIGNRFQSIQVSKICCFFVQERSTFIKTMEGKTYDLDFSLDQLQKMVDPDQFFRISRNYLVNINCINEIVGYSSTRLKLKLAAELDEDVIVSRDKVSGFKKWMDK comes from the coding sequence ATGAAGGTAGTAATTGTAGAAGACGAACACCTTGCTGCAGAAAAACTGATGCAGCAATTAAACACCATCGCCCCGGAAGCGGAGGTGATTGCGGTGTTGGAGTCGGTGGAAGAATCGGTGAATTGGTTTGCTGAAAATCCTGCTCCCGATTTGGTTTTTATGGACATTCAGCTCGACGACGGCCTTTCGTTCGAAGTTTTTGATGAGCTGGAAATTAAAGCCCCGATAATTTTTACCACTGCTTTTGATGAGTACGCCATCCGCGCCTTTAAAGTAAACAGTGTTGACTACCTGCTAAAACCTATCGAGCTGGAAGCTTTACGCTCGGCTTTGGAAAAATATAAGGAGTTGTATAGCCAGCGGCACTTGCTGGAAGACAAAGTGGCTAAAGTGATCGAGCAACTATCGAGAACGTACAAGTCGCGGTTTTTTATTAAAATCGGTAACCGTTTTCAGTCTATACAGGTGAGTAAAATCTGTTGCTTTTTTGTGCAGGAACGCAGCACTTTTATTAAAACCATGGAAGGCAAAACCTACGACCTCGATTTTTCGCTCGATCAGTTGCAAAAAATGGTCGATCCCGATCAGTTCTTCCGCATCAGCCGAAACTACCTGGTAAACATTAACTGCATTAACGAAATTGTGGGCTACTCCTCCACCCGACTGAAACTTAAACTCGCTGCCGAGCTGGATGAAGATGTTATCGTTAGCCGCGATAAAGTTTCGGGGTTCAAAAAGTGGATGGATAAGTAA
- a CDS encoding histidine kinase: protein MANFKLNKQAKKQVLKHLAILTGAGVICIIFSLVLFQRILHPGIWNMLLLTFIQLELFMYLGNLFFRSIKPDSPGIIKKTIIRLILFYFTVLLIATVLFVALFTWHFWRAGAPFSEFIPNLVHTEMRSFLTAAGVGFALGALFFFYTQWADAVKHMQKLKEEKLIFQYETLKTQVNPHFLFNSLNTLSSLVSSDPALSDKFIHKLSAVYRYVLENQEKDLVPLSAEMEFVKDFFYLQKIRDGEKIELKIDFEDTDNAKIIPVSLQMLVENAIKHNVATRKEPLLITIHFEGMDKLVVRNDLRQRMQLAASSKIGLKNLNERCKLILNREVEIQETAYEFIVKVPLKLNDQTK, encoded by the coding sequence ATGGCGAACTTCAAGCTAAATAAACAAGCGAAAAAACAAGTGCTCAAGCATCTGGCAATTCTAACAGGTGCCGGAGTTATATGCATTATCTTTAGTCTGGTGCTTTTTCAACGAATCCTGCATCCGGGCATCTGGAACATGTTGCTTTTAACCTTTATTCAGCTGGAGCTATTTATGTACCTGGGCAACCTTTTTTTCCGCTCGATAAAACCCGACAGTCCCGGAATCATCAAGAAGACAATCATCCGGTTAATTCTCTTTTACTTCACGGTTTTACTTATTGCAACAGTTTTATTTGTGGCACTTTTTACCTGGCACTTTTGGCGGGCAGGAGCTCCATTTTCGGAGTTTATCCCCAACCTTGTACATACAGAAATGCGGTCGTTTTTAACGGCTGCCGGAGTTGGCTTTGCATTGGGTGCCCTTTTCTTTTTTTACACACAGTGGGCCGATGCAGTAAAACACATGCAAAAACTAAAGGAAGAGAAGCTTATTTTTCAGTACGAAACATTAAAAACGCAGGTGAATCCGCATTTTCTGTTCAACAGTTTAAACACGCTGTCATCACTGGTAAGCTCTGACCCGGCGTTGTCGGATAAATTTATACATAAGCTTTCGGCTGTGTACCGTTATGTGCTGGAGAACCAGGAGAAAGATCTGGTGCCGCTGTCCGCCGAAATGGAATTTGTAAAAGACTTTTTTTACCTGCAAAAAATTCGCGATGGTGAGAAAATAGAGCTCAAGATCGATTTCGAAGATACGGACAATGCGAAGATCATCCCCGTGTCGTTGCAAATGCTGGTCGAAAACGCCATAAAACACAACGTTGCCACGCGTAAAGAGCCGCTGCTGATCACTATTCATTTTGAAGGAATGGACAAACTGGTGGTACGCAACGATCTGCGCCAACGGATGCAACTGGCCGCCTCGTCGAAAATCGGGTTAAAAAACCTGAACGAACGTTGTAAGCTCATCCTGAACCGCGAAGTGGAAATACAGGAAACTGCTTATGAATTTATTGTGAAAGTGCCATTAAAACTGAACGACCAAACAAAATGA
- a CDS encoding heavy-metal-associated domain-containing protein produces MKRKGLSIFLVFMLGMFSVFATEKTETFEVKGGDCEECKVHIETTATGVEGVSAAEWDAEKQKLTVVFDNEVTSLDAIEKKIAISGNDTQNYKALEEAYNALPECCQYEREE; encoded by the coding sequence ATGAAAAGGAAAGGATTGAGTATTTTTCTCGTGTTTATGTTGGGAATGTTTTCGGTTTTTGCCACAGAAAAAACCGAAACTTTTGAAGTAAAAGGTGGCGATTGTGAAGAATGCAAAGTACATATCGAAACTACTGCTACGGGTGTTGAAGGCGTTTCTGCTGCTGAATGGGATGCTGAGAAGCAGAAACTAACAGTTGTATTTGATAATGAAGTAACTTCCCTGGATGCTATTGAAAAAAAGATAGCTATATCCGGGAACGACACTCAAAATTATAAAGCTTTAGAAGAAGCTTATAATGCGCTTCCTGAATGTTGCCAATACGAACGAGAAGAATAA